The genomic window TTAATTGTtatcacaaaaatatatatttagcaatttaaaaaaaaaacaaatatatatttatgttaaaatagaataaagtgtatattttattttaacataaaagaAAAGTGTAATTCAAGCTTCTTTCAAGGAGAGGGGCATGTAATTTACTCAAATAAAAATGttccatatatttttattcGTCTTGTCTATCCCTATATTTTTTAATTCCTTTGTGAACATAGTTTAGGGGCATTGCATGTAATATACACGGACCGGTGTTCAAACCATGACACtctcatttattcaccttaaaatataaaattatagcCATTTGATtacttgataaaaataaaaataaaaaaaaaagtttaaaggaCATTCACGAACAATGTAAAGTAATATCACAcaatttgttttcttaaaaaaaaaaatcaaacaatttgtttttccttATTCTCATGTGTCATATGACTCTTCAAGTCATACATATTAATTATGAATAACATTCATCAACCAATTACATGcatgacaaaaaattaatatgaatatcAATTAATCATACAAAATTGAATTTCCCATCATtctcatatattaaatattacttCTAAAATCAATAATGCATGTCAATCATCAAAAACACCTCAAACCAACTACTactttatttttgaatttaaaggataatttaagataaaaataattatatattttcttgtaTTAACTCAGAAAAATCATAGAAATGACTATATTTACCTCGTTGTTGTGTTAACACACAAATTTCCTCGTCGTTAatctcactttcttttttttttcttttttcttttttggacaATAAAAGGATGGAGTAAATTTAAGAGTAAATTACAAAAAACATAGCCCAAAAAGCATAAAACTAAATGTGTGTTTGGTAAGTtcaataaactagcttatagtttattggactagtttataagtttgtttaaaaaaatgaacgtgtttggtaacaagcttatTTAATTAGCTTATAatgttttttgagatgctatttcaagtagcgtatgagcttatagcttatagtttttttatattttatttcatatttacccttattattttcatttttattttttatttttaaaaattataataactactcGCTAAtcatgtacttttatgtcattttgtacttacaatggttaaatttgccaaacacttttttttttgtcaagtagcctagtggctagaaaatccaccttaaaggtgaataagtggagtatcccgggttcgaacccgggctcctgcacatatagtgcgatgttcctaccaactgagctaagcttacGGGGACaatttgccaaacactttaattctATTCTACTGActtttttcagctataagctaccaaCTATCAAcaataagctagtttttcagctatcaactaacttatagtttatttttatcaaacagagCCTAAGAGTAAATTTAGACTCCACCAATAACCATTGTCTTCGTGCCTCCGCGCGACCATTGTCTTTGTCACCATTGCCTTGCACCTCTCAACTCATAGCCCAATTAATCTTCCAATACCTCTGATACCTTATGGCACATTTTACAGCCTTTAAAGAACATAATCTCAACTTCTCGCAAAATAGCCTCGACATTTTCGTTAGTAATGATTTCAAACCCGTATATATTTGCCACATGTCTTTAGCATCCGAACATGAAGGCAAAAATAAGTGTTTCACGCCTAAATTGCACAAATACTTTTCCACTTCCTTCATCAACATTTTACATAACCCTCTACTGCCAAACTCATGATCGGTTGCTACAAAAGGTATTTTCGCAATATTGTGGGTGTCATGTATCATAACATTGGCCACATGGGCGATTTTGCCTTCACAAATAATGGCGCATGTGTAAAAATCTTCATAATCAGGATCAGGTGGCTCAGGGTGCCCTGCAGCTTCTTCCGAGCTTTCCGTACCCATCAAACTCATCTATACTGTCCTACAAATCAAACTAGATTAACACAGCATTAATCTAAAACCGCTACTGTAATCAAAATTATCAACGGAAGATAAAAACAacgtttgattttaaaattctaACCAATAGAGAGAAAATAACAGCAATGTAGCTCTTGTGAGAGAAAATGAAACCCTAATTAGAGCAAGAGAGATACTATATGATGATTATCACGTTATTATCGTAATCATCATAGTCATgatcataataaaataaaatataaatgaatagatatatagatagatatataaatagagagagagagagagagagagagaaaaaaaaagaggagagagatagagaggtaCCTGCCGTGTGCGATGACGCTTTTTTGGTGATTCgcaaattgagagagagagagagagagtaacgGCTTGTGACGTACTGTAAAGGGGGAAATGCTATGCTCTCGCTCGCACGGTAACCTGAAGCAGTCACTCACCCTCGGGAGTAGCAGTGGTGTGGGTagtaataatgatgatgaacaATGTTTGATCTTTTTAGTAACTTGAAGGAGTGTGGATagaagtttttcttttgtttactTTTTGGGCCCAATACTTGTATGTGAGTTGATCCACATTATATAGAGAGCTCTTTTTGCCACCCTATCGATTCTGGGGCGCACCCaacaaaattaccaaaataaccttgtccgctacttaggtaGAGGACACCCCTCAAAACATCCTACCTTtattaagtagcggatgttatttttccaaaaaaataaaaataaaataacgtccgctacttaagtatcAGAAGTTTAAAATTGAAAAGTCGTAGAGCGCGCGAGTAACCGGTAGGGTGACAAAATATTTACCATCTTGGTGATTTCTAATTTATAGGTTTGTCATATACGTGCAGTGTTATTTAGGTAGTGTTTGGCCtcacttattttctactttacTATTTCTTTTAAGTGAAAGTAGGGCCAAACATAATTTcgaaattaatttgttattttattttgggaTACTTTTGTTGAGATTTTGCATTAATGTTTATGCATTTGAGCtactttaatttatatgtattaaCATTTGGTTATTTCattgttttcaaattattttcagaTGTCTTCTAATCAAATCAATGAGCATTcaagaaaagttaaaaaaagaaaatgcatgttttataaaatatgttaCGGGGCAGCAATAATTGCATACGACTATTATATGAAGTACCTATTGAAGCAAGGTAATAGATTTCTTTATTCTCATGGATGGACTTGGGTTCAAGAAACTCTTAACACCCCAAGTGAAagttataacatgtttagaatGGAAACTCATGCTATATTGAAACTTGAAAAATTATTAGTGATTAGGGGATGGTTACACCCATCTAAAGAAATGACATCATTGGAGGCACTTGCTATGTTTCTTTGGAGTTGTGCGCATAGTGAAACTAATCGAAATATTCAAAATAAGTTTGGAAAGTCAGGAGAGACCGTAAGTAGGAAGTTTACTGAAGTTCTAGAAAGTTTATGTTTACTAGCAAAAGAAATTGTTAGGCCTCCAGATTTTAACTTTGTAGAAATTCCATCCAAAATCAAGGATGATCGAAGGTATTGGCCATACTTTGAAGGGTGCATCGGTGCTATAGATGGAACACATATTTCTGCAATTGTTCCCACTAAAGATCAAATTCGCTATATTGGCATAAAGGGATATCCAACACAAAACGTCATGTTAGTGTGTAACTTTGATATGTTATtcacttttgttgttgttggatggCCTGGTACTGCACATGACACTCGTATTCTTTCGTCAGTTattgaagaaatgaaaagtGTTTTCCCTCATCCTCCTGAAGGTAagactaatatttattttataaataaaatctatcatttttatatttatcatttttccATATAAACTAACTATAAATtttgtgttaaatatttataggAAAGTACTATTTGGTTGATGTTGGATATCCAAACATGAAAGGATATTTATCACCATATAAAGGTGAAAGATATCATATTCCTGATTTTAGAGATGGAAGTCCAGCAGAAGGCATACGTGAAGTATTCAATCATGCACATTCTTCATTGAGAAATGTCATTGAAAGAACAATTGGCGTTTGAAAGAAAATGTGGCATATTTTATGTGATATGAGACCATTTCCACTAATCAAACAACAAAAGATCATAGTTGCAACAACAGCGCTCCATAACTTCATTCGAATATGTGGTGTTGAAGATGTGGAATTTAACAAGTGTGATCAAATCCGTGGATATATACCCGAGCgcgaagaagaaagaaatactAATGAAGATATGAGTTCATACAATCTTAGAAGAGTACAAGATGGGAGCTATATGGATAGAGCTAGAAATCAAATAGCCACTAGGTTGTTGGAAAACAAAACTGTTTAAGATTgtgatgatttatatttttagttatggACTATTTCTTAAACTCTTTGAATTTCATGTTATTTATGATCAATTTGTATTTGAAtatcaaaaaatttatagaaaaatttCACCAAACAGATTGTAACTTAAAAGTActaattaagttgaaaaaaataataaaataccaaacaacttcaactttaacttaaaatttcttattttcaactttaagCTTAAAGTGacttttaaaccaaaaaaaagtagGGCCAAACACATCCTTAGTATGTTTGTCATATGCGAAAATAAGTCAAGTCTACAAAAACATTTTCATATTGATTAGTAGTTTGATCAATATGAATTCCATGTAACCTTAATTAGTCTATAGACTTGTTTATTTTAatccacacaaaaaaaattgcaatataaaatatttctatattttgcCAAATTTAATGAGGTTTGTCCACTAATGTCTAGATGTTCTtcgccttataaaaaaaaaggttaaatataTTGTTGGTCCCATTAAATATactaaatttcatttttagtcccTCTAAAATTTTACTTCAAACTTTAGTCTTCTAATTTTCTATTTCAATCTTAGtccctacttttttttttcaaaggtTCGCGTATCATGTTCcaaatgactttttttaaaacatatcattattaagattttaaaatatcattagtttgatgatttaactatttaatctttaaattttattaatttatctataaattaaaattaaagattaaattgtTAAACTAAATATTTAATAGTTGAATAATTAAACTGATAATATTTTAAGGTCTTAATAATGACATGtcattaaaataaatcatttcgAACATACTATATGAACTTTTGTAAAACAGTGAGGAACTAAAAGTGAAAATTTAGAGGACCAAATTTCGAAGGAAATTTTTAAAGGAACTAAAAATTATGTACCCGTACAAGGAAGTTTACGTGTACTAGGGAATAATTTGCAAGAAAGTGCTCGGATGGCGGCAATTATGTGGAGTTTATGGAAACATAGAAACCTCAAACTCTGGCAAAACACTACAGCGACTTGTGCTCAAATAGTAGAAAAAGCTATGTGACTGCTTGATGCGTGGGTGTAGGCCAATAACAGTAACATGTCAACACCGAATTTTGCAGATACGGCAACAACAGAACGTGGTAATTCGGTCGTATCCAGCAGCAGCACGGCCGGGCTGATGGCTTGTAAGTGTGAGAAACCGACACAAGGGAGGTACAAGTGTAACATTGACATGTCGTTCACGACTCAACTTAACCGAGTGGGTATTGGCATGTCCATCCGCGACGACGAAGGTAGATTTGTGCTCGCAAAAACCATTGGAAATCACCGATCTGTAATGTGGATTTAGGCGAGGCGCTCGGTCTTTTGCATGCTATCCGGTGGATTCAAAATCTGCAAATTGATAATGTGGACTTTGCTATGGATGCCAAAAATGTTGTTGATCAATTCCATAATGAAGAGAGTGTTTTAACAGAGGTGGGGGATGTGGTAGAGGAATGTAAACGTctatttagtttatattttgaaaactctCGTGTTGAGTTTACTAAGAGACAAGCGAATGAGGTAGCTCATGCTCTTGTAAGGGTAGACCCATCTCTAGCTAGCTCTAATATTTTCATTGATGTACCGACATGTATTCGTGGTTTAGTTatgaatgaaatgctataagtaACCTttatgtcaacaaaaaaaacccAAATCAATTACATTTGCACGTACACacacaaactaaaaaaataaatcacaactAATTTAATCACGTCATTTCATATTAATTAGAGGACTGAAagtgaaaccacttgatgttagaaTTGATCCCCAAACCAGATTAAGTGATACAGTGAGCCGGATACCAATaataaaagccaaaaaaattcttgaaattgaaacaatagtgCGCGTAAAGATGCGtggtttgaagtttgaacaaaagcattttgtatattttaaaaGGGTCAGGTTTATGGTGCACAAATGATTCTCATTCACAAACTTGTTTTATCATTGAATTAAATGTCATTTGATCAAATGTCGTTTAATCCACCGGTGAAACttgttaagaatatagatagttagttaatcaactagagttagttgGTAGGTTACCAAGTTGGTTAGgaggttagaaagttagttagggagttagttactcTAAATAGTCCAAGCTACTCCATTGtacattttactcattcttttatcaatctatattcaatcaatatgaatttctatgagtatctccctcatgaatactcttatgttctctatcttgccgacatctatgatctttatcccttcgattccatatggtatcagagcgatacccgagggatgaagatgaagatagTGCTTCCGCTTACGATTCTGAATattgtgaagaagatgaatctgATGATGTTGAAATCCTCAGCAATTTTCCTCAAGATTTGGAATCATCAACTTCGTCAAATTCACTCATTTTTGGCAGCTTCGCAAGTCCAATCATCCCAGTTTTTATTCCATCGATTGCATCAGATTTTGATGGTTTCTCCATCAAGATTGAGGCTATTGCTTGTTTTCTTGGTGATTCTTGCTGCAACGATGTCGATTTCGCGATCACCTCTTCGGAAGAACACAAGAAATCGAAGAATTTCGAAACTGAATTTTCGATCTGAAACTGCAGAATCGATTTAGTTTTCAAGCGTTTTCTTCTCCGATCAAGGTCAAGAGCAAACACGACGGCAACGTCCGATTCTCTCAAGATCAAGATCAGAACAGCAAGAAAGGTGAGATACTTTCTGATTTGCTACTGCCTTCGTCGCAGAGCATCACTCTCTTTACTCACCATCGTGGTTTATGCATCACCGTTTTCGATCCCGGCGGTGTAGTCATCAAGCCTCTTTCCATTGCGAAGGTTCTCGATGATTACGGAGAAATTCTTTGCCGTGAACCTCAATCTCACGATGAAGGCGAAACTGATCGTGCAATTTTCATATTCGATTCTTGTATTCTTCCCCTTTGATACTTTTGGTGTTCTGAAATTTGCTAAATTCAATTCCTTGGACGGCTTAATTGTTCGCTACTATCTTTCTGGTTAGTAACATTATGCTGTCATTATACATTCCTGATAAGTAGGTTATTTTGGCCATATTGAAAGGATTTTTAGAGATTGAATCTTGCATTAATTTGTGAATTATAGATATAATTAGTGGTTGAGCTATGACAACACTTGATTGCCTCTGTTGTTACAATTGTGGTAGATATTTGGGATTGTCATTGAATTTGGATTATCACTGTTACTTCTCCCTTGGATCAGTTTGACTTTGCAACTTTTATATCACTGGAGTCTGGATGCATGACATGATTTGGATAGACTAAGGACTTTGATGGAATTTCTTACTGTCATGTTTTGGAACTCATGGATTGAGGTCTTGTGTAACAAAATGCTTTTCTGATTTCATGTGAGGCTGCTCATCTATATTTGGACTTTGTATTCCAAACTCATACTAAGAATTCTCTTACTATGAGTTTGTGGGAGGGTATTAGGATATTTGCAACATTTTTCAAGTTTGTACATCAAATCCTCTTGTGTATATGTTGATGTACTTGAGCTATGGTAAAGCTTGTTTGTGTCCCTGCTACTTGGTGTCCATGTTATTGTAATTTTGGCTGCTCAATTTGTTAAAGCTTTTTGGAAGTTAACATGTGATGTTTGTGAAGTTTTGTTGTTGAAGGATTAATTTTTGGCAGCACCAGTAAAAGTGGATATAGGtaaagaaaaatttgagaacTTGACTTCACAAGCTCGCTTTTTATGAAGTTTGTTATTGGTATCAAGTGCATTCAATCTTGGCATCAATGATAGTGGACTCGGGCTTACAATTTGGCAACTGATTTGATTGTGTTAGAGCAAGGTAGAATGGTTCTAATTGGTCAAGGATCTCTTGTCATTCTATTGGACTTGGACATCATGAAAGCTTGTTAATCTAGAAGAAGATGTGTGGCTAGTTGTGCATATCTTATGGTAGTTCTTGGTATGTTCCTGTCATACTTTGTGAAGGTTTGATTTTTGAGGCTATTGGTGCAAATTCAAACAAAGCACCTTCATTGGAGATCAGCTTGATGAGGAAGCACTTGATGATTATCAGAACATAATGTTGTGAACATGAAGCTTGTTTTCTGCCATATAATTTGACcttgtttttttgttacacaAAAGTTTGAGAACAAttgtaattcaaactcaaaattgGTGAATTTCTCAATattgagtttgagggaggctcttaagaatatagatagttagttaatcaactagagttagttgGTAGGTTATCAAGTTAGTTAGgaggttagaaagttagttagggaattagttactccaaatagtcctataaataagctactccattgtacattttactcattcttttatcaatctatattcattcaatatgaatttctatgagtatcatcctcatgaatactcttatgctctctatcttgccgacatctatgatctttatTCCTTCGATTCCATACAAAACTTAATGAtccaaataataaaaacaaatttgtgcTTGACGAAAACTTTATCTCACTTGGGTGCATTTGGCTCGCCAAGGGGGGGAGAAGAGAGACTCTAATGAAGGGAATCTGTAAATTTACTTTTGTTGCCTCTATaatacatactccctccgtcccaaaatataagcaaaaagtggtcaaccaaaatgaatgtatttggactaaatttttaaccaaatacatccactttggttgaccactttttgcttatattttgggacggagggagtatcatattacataaaataaatattgaactccaaaatttaaacaaacattttCTCTCTTCAAATTCCCACTTTTGGAGGTGAGCTACAATTGGCTCAAGATACATTTCCCCtccaaaacaacaaaaatacaaaatctTCAACACGTCATCCTTCATGTTCAATAGAAACCCAAAAAAATCTCACTTCCAAAATTCAGAATACTAGCATCTCAATTAAACTGAATATAAAACTAGAGAAAAAACTAAGCATTTTGTGCTTCGTTTGAGCTCTTTCTGGACTTGTGCTTTGATTTCTTCTCCCTCTTCTTTCCCCTAGAaggcaataaaaaaatattattattataaatatagcAAGAAATACTCTCAAACATTTTTTGGGACCTGGTAATTAGTGtggtgtgtgtgtgcgcgcgcgagCGCACATATGTATGTGGGGGCGTGAAGTGAAGGACCAGCAGGCAATTCTACATAAAAGGGTAAAGGAATTACTCGTCATGAGAGCTCTGACCCCAACAAGACTTCAGTTTCCGGTTGATATGCTTCAATTCTTTCTCCGAAGGACTTCTATATTTTCTAACCTGCATACATAGCCAAGGCCACCTTGATacatgtaaacaaaaaaaagccACAATACCAAAGCTAATACAAAATGGAAATTTGGAATTACGCATCAATAGTTCAGTTTAGCGACAACGAGATGA from Trifolium pratense cultivar HEN17-A07 linkage group LG1, ARS_RC_1.1, whole genome shotgun sequence includes these protein-coding regions:
- the LOC123888715 gene encoding putative nuclease HARBI1, yielding MTSLEALAMFLWSCAHSETNRNIQNKFGKSGETVSRKFTEVLESLCLLAKEIVRPPDFNFVEIPSKIKDDRRYWPYFEGCIGAIDGTHISAIVPTKDQIRYIGIKGYPTQNVMLVCNFDMLFTFVVVGWPGTAHDTRILSSVIEEMKSVFPHPPEGKYYLVDVGYPNMKGYLSPYKGERYHIPDFRDGSPAEGIREVFNHAHSSLRNVIERTIGV